A genomic segment from Pistricoccus aurantiacus encodes:
- the iadA gene encoding beta-aspartyl-peptidase, producing the protein MKRHDPDLPLMTLLRVGRIHAPEPLEATDILIADGRIAALGRDLDIPQGWPVHRVEAPDLIAVPAFIDQHVHVTGGGGEGGGGSRCPAITAREIAAMGIATVVGVLGTDSISRSPADLLAKVRDLKAEGIDAYMYTGAYRVPPPTLTGDLQRDLAWIPEVIGLGELAISDHRSSQPRQDEIERLVSEVRVGAMLAGKRGICHFHLGDGKRGLEPLRRLLAETEIPADQVIPTHVNRHRALLEEAADYALTFAACVDVTAFDELGEDDPSGFDAVCLLLDRGVPVERITMSSDCNGSLPEFDAQGAYLGMRVARNTALVADWQRLVNEKVLPLEDALGVISGNVARVLGLHHRKGRLAVGFDADITLLDSQLQPRRTFVGGRCVYPER; encoded by the coding sequence CCGCTCGAAGCCACCGATATCCTGATCGCCGATGGACGAATCGCCGCCCTGGGGCGCGATCTTGATATTCCCCAAGGCTGGCCGGTGCATCGGGTGGAAGCACCGGATCTGATCGCCGTGCCGGCCTTCATCGATCAGCATGTGCATGTCACCGGTGGCGGCGGCGAAGGGGGTGGTGGCAGCCGTTGCCCGGCGATCACCGCTCGGGAAATCGCCGCCATGGGAATCGCCACGGTAGTCGGCGTACTGGGCACCGACAGCATCAGCCGCTCCCCGGCGGACCTGCTCGCCAAGGTGCGCGACCTCAAGGCGGAGGGCATTGACGCCTACATGTATACCGGCGCCTATCGGGTGCCGCCGCCGACCCTCACCGGTGACCTGCAGCGTGATCTGGCCTGGATTCCCGAGGTGATCGGCCTGGGGGAGCTGGCCATTTCGGACCACCGTTCGAGCCAGCCGCGCCAGGACGAGATCGAACGGCTGGTCAGCGAGGTGCGGGTCGGCGCCATGCTGGCGGGCAAGCGCGGTATCTGCCATTTCCACCTCGGCGACGGCAAGCGCGGACTGGAACCGCTGCGTCGCCTGCTGGCCGAAACGGAGATCCCCGCGGACCAGGTGATCCCCACCCACGTCAACCGCCATCGCGCCCTGCTCGAGGAGGCTGCGGACTATGCGCTGACCTTCGCCGCCTGCGTGGATGTGACCGCCTTCGATGAGCTTGGTGAGGACGATCCTTCCGGCTTCGACGCGGTTTGCCTGTTGCTCGATCGCGGCGTTCCGGTGGAGCGCATCACCATGAGTTCCGATTGCAACGGCAGCCTGCCGGAATTCGACGCTCAAGGCGCTTACCTGGGCATGCGGGTGGCGCGCAACACCGCCCTGGTCGCGGACTGGCAGCGTCTGGTGAATGAAAAGGTGCTGCCCCTCGAGGACGCCCTGGGCGTGATTTCCGGGAACGTGGCCCGGGTGCTCGGGCTGCACCACCGCAAGGGACGCCTGGCCGTCGGATTCGACGCGGACATCACGCTGCTGGACAGCCAGCTTCAGCCACGGCGGACCTTCGTGGGCGGCCGGTGCGTTTATCCCGAAAGATAA
- a CDS encoding CopG family transcriptional regulator: MSVHELRRKPSDTTEKLTINLGVIDLGQIDLLVQEGFYSNRSDLIRTAIRNQLATHAEVVKETVARKTYVLGLQHYSRADLEAVQARGEALQIQVLGLASIAEDVSPELALATIESIAVLGALQASKAVKAALADRIH; encoded by the coding sequence ATGAGCGTGCATGAGCTAAGACGCAAACCGAGCGACACCACCGAGAAGCTCACTATCAATCTGGGGGTGATCGACCTGGGACAGATCGATCTGCTGGTACAGGAAGGCTTCTATTCCAACCGCAGCGACCTGATCCGTACGGCGATTCGCAACCAGCTGGCGACTCACGCGGAAGTGGTCAAGGAAACCGTCGCCCGCAAGACCTACGTGCTGGGCCTGCAACATTACAGCCGTGCCGATCTCGAGGCGGTACAGGCCCGGGGAGAGGCACTGCAGATTCAGGTACTGGGGCTTGCGAGTATCGCCGAGGATGTCTCCCCGGAACTTGCCCTGGCCACCATCGAATCCATCGCCGTACTCGGCGCCCTGCAAGCCAGCAAGGCGGTCAAGGCCGCCCTGGCGGACAGAATCCACTGA
- a CDS encoding formate/nitrite transporter family protein → MPTQAAGVHKTIRSEGEKELSRTVSALFWSALAAGMSMSFSMLAKGLLTFHLPDSSIGYLVASLGYTIGFLIVILARQQLFTENTVTAVLPLMSEPRFSKLLCLLRLWGTVLIGNLLGTAIAAYAIITMPVFDSETHQVFLGIGKHLLENDGGMMFAKGVFAGWLIATMVWLLPAAGQAKIGVILIITYLVAIGGFTHIIVGSTEVLYLVFDGKVSFGVYLLDFVLPVLSGNVVGGTFIFALISHAQIRSDK, encoded by the coding sequence ATGCCCACTCAAGCGGCGGGCGTACACAAGACCATTCGCAGCGAAGGCGAGAAGGAGCTGTCGCGCACCGTTTCCGCCTTGTTCTGGTCGGCGCTGGCCGCCGGGATGTCGATGAGCTTCTCGATGCTGGCCAAGGGCTTGCTGACCTTTCATCTGCCGGACAGCAGCATCGGCTATCTCGTGGCGTCCCTGGGCTACACCATCGGCTTTCTGATCGTGATCCTCGCCAGGCAGCAGCTTTTTACCGAAAACACGGTGACCGCGGTCCTGCCCTTGATGAGCGAGCCGCGTTTTTCCAAGCTGCTGTGCCTTCTACGGCTGTGGGGCACGGTGCTGATCGGCAACCTGCTGGGTACCGCCATCGCTGCCTACGCGATCATCACCATGCCGGTCTTCGACAGCGAGACACACCAGGTATTTCTCGGCATCGGCAAGCATCTGCTGGAAAACGATGGCGGCATGATGTTCGCCAAGGGCGTGTTCGCGGGCTGGCTGATCGCCACCATGGTGTGGCTGCTCCCCGCCGCCGGGCAGGCCAAGATCGGGGTGATCCTGATCATCACCTATCTGGTGGCGATCGGCGGTTTCACCCACATCATCGTCGGCTCCACGGAGGTGCTCTATCTGGTGTTCGACGGCAAGGTGAGTTTCGGCGTCTATCTGCTCGACTTCGTACTGCCGGTGCTGTCGGGCAACGTGGTGGGCGGCACCTTCATCTTTGCCCTGATCAGTCATGCCCAGATTCGCAGCGACAAGTGA
- a CDS encoding extracellular catalytic domain type 1 short-chain-length polyhydroxyalkanoate depolymerase, which translates to MNLSINETIMANLQEATRLTQAGQLQEATAMIQRALNGESGSNENGEPADARGETIEGSYRVVDEAKPDTVSRSRDSAAHSRTAQQDRVQSPAPRQPFAVSPNIGGLNAGGLGDLLRGKLAGLQGGLQEGWQGGLQGLNTGFATPTEALPEGATFTGGTFANQAGSRDYKLYVPSGYHGQSLPLVVMLHGCTQNPDDFAAGTGMNTLAETQPCLVLYPAQPASANHSRCWNWFKASDQQRERGEPAIIAGMTRRIIEEYHLDEARVYVAGLSAGGAMATTLAMTYPDLFAAVGVHSGLPHGAAQDLPSALAAMQGGNGPLASLDKQADIRAKSSSARTIPAIIFHGDRDATVHPSNGDRVAAQYLPSAGTGKHAKSNMGMQSERGQVPNGHAYTWTTHHDAKGQAILEQWSIHGAGHAWAGGTSRGSYTDPRGPDASKEMLRFFLTHPKDVSSGRK; encoded by the coding sequence ATGAACCTTTCCATCAATGAAACGATCATGGCCAACCTGCAGGAAGCCACTCGCTTGACCCAGGCGGGCCAACTGCAGGAAGCCACCGCGATGATACAGCGGGCGCTGAACGGCGAGTCGGGTTCGAACGAAAACGGCGAGCCCGCGGACGCTCGAGGCGAGACCATCGAAGGAAGCTATCGGGTGGTGGACGAGGCAAAACCCGATACTGTCTCTCGCTCTCGCGACAGTGCCGCCCATTCAAGAACCGCTCAGCAAGATCGAGTGCAGTCCCCTGCGCCACGCCAACCTTTCGCTGTCAGTCCGAATATCGGCGGCCTTAACGCCGGCGGTCTGGGCGATCTGCTGCGCGGCAAGCTGGCGGGATTGCAAGGAGGCTTGCAAGAGGGTTGGCAAGGCGGGTTGCAAGGGCTGAACACAGGGTTCGCCACCCCCACGGAAGCGCTGCCGGAAGGTGCAACCTTTACCGGCGGCACCTTCGCCAATCAGGCGGGCAGCCGGGATTACAAGCTGTATGTTCCCAGCGGCTATCATGGCCAGTCCCTGCCGCTGGTGGTCATGCTGCACGGCTGCACCCAAAATCCGGATGATTTCGCCGCCGGCACCGGCATGAACACCCTGGCGGAAACGCAGCCCTGCCTGGTGCTCTACCCCGCCCAGCCTGCCTCCGCCAATCATTCCAGGTGCTGGAACTGGTTCAAGGCAAGCGATCAGCAGCGCGAACGCGGCGAACCGGCGATCATTGCCGGCATGACGCGCCGGATCATCGAGGAGTATCACCTGGACGAAGCCCGCGTCTATGTGGCGGGACTGTCCGCCGGCGGCGCCATGGCAACGACGCTGGCCATGACCTACCCGGATCTGTTCGCGGCGGTGGGCGTTCACTCCGGGCTTCCTCACGGCGCCGCCCAGGATCTGCCATCCGCTCTCGCGGCAATGCAAGGCGGCAACGGGCCGCTGGCGAGCCTCGACAAGCAGGCGGATATCCGCGCGAAATCCTCATCGGCTCGGACCATTCCCGCGATCATCTTCCACGGCGATCGGGACGCCACGGTGCATCCCAGCAACGGCGATCGGGTCGCGGCGCAATATCTGCCTTCCGCCGGCACAGGAAAACACGCGAAAAGCAACATGGGCATGCAAAGCGAGCGCGGTCAGGTACCCAATGGTCATGCCTATACCTGGACGACGCATCATGATGCGAAGGGTCAGGCCATTCTGGAGCAGTGGTCGATTCACGGCGCGGGCCATGCCTGGGCCGGCGGCACCTCTCGCGGCTCCTATACCGACCCCAGGGGCCCGGATGCCAGCAAGGAGATGCTGCGCTTTTTCCTGACGCACCCGAAAGACGTATCATCAGGGAGAAAATAA